A genomic window from Lotus japonicus ecotype B-129 chromosome 1, LjGifu_v1.2 includes:
- the LOC130730340 gene encoding mechanosensitive ion channel protein 10-like yields MEEEEEECMADKKRTKNEVVLRISGTEEAAAAALYENRDSRSSPVAESSSHHSPQLNAQMGQVSTEMVTTTRRLLGRSEFSKPKSRMVEAVSPRGVSDATLVTPGTPLIGTPKEEEEEDDDDDEVYKTAHVEVSKRSGKKWKLMGLTEWFAFVCILGFFIASLVVHKLKHKEIWGLGLWKLCLLALVVLCGRMVTEWFINFLVFLMERNFLFKKKVLYFVYGVKKSVLAFIWLSLVLLAWGLLLDNGVKRTRKVRRILNYITRALASCLIGAAIWLAKTFFIKLLSSNFQSTRFFDRVQESIFHQYILRTLSGPPLMEMTGTVGKTSSSGRLSFRTLIRDNKNEGKKEQVIDVDRLKKMKQEKVSAWTMKGLINVIRSSGLSTISYTPGSFYEDESDQKDNEICSEWEAKAAAYRIFRNVAKPGNKYIEKEDLLRFMKNEEVENVLPLFEGAVETGRIKRKSLKNWLVKVYLERRSLVHSLNDTKTAVEDLNKIASVIVLVVIIIVWLLLMGFLTTQVLVFISSQLLLVVFMFGNTAKTVFEAIIFVFVMHPYDVGDRCVIDGVQMIVEEMNILTTVFLRYDNEKIFYPNSVLSTKPISNFYRSPEMCDTVEFAVDFSTSIERIGALKAKLKAYLESRPQHWRPNHSVIVKDIENVNKMKMALYVTHTINFQNYVDKNSRRSELVLELKKNLEDLSIKYHLLPQEVHLSYVRSEDSTVQIERV; encoded by the exons atggaagaagaagaagaagaatgcaTGGCAGACAAGAAAAGGACAAAAAACGAGGTTGTTCTGCGAATTTCCGGCActgaagaagcagcagcagcagctttGTACGAAAACAGAGATTCTCGAAGCTCCCCAGTTGCTGAAAGCAGTTCTCATCACTCTCCTCAGCTCAATGCCCAGATGGGTCAAGTTTCCACTGAGATGGTCACAACTACTCGCAGGTTGTTGGGTCGGTCGGAGTTTTCCAAGCCCAAGTCGAGAATGGTGGAAGCTGTTTCTCCAAGGGGTGTTTCTGATGCAACTCTTGTCACCCCAGGAACCCCTTTGATTGGGACtccaaaggaagaagaagaggaagatgatgatgatgatgaagtgtACAAGACTGCACATGTTGAAGTGAGTAAGAGATCTGGTAAGAAGTGGAAACTTATGGGTTTGACTGAGTGGTTTGCTTTTGTTTGCATTCTGGGGTTTTTTATAGCAAGCTTGGTGGTTCATAAGTTGAAACATAAGGAAATTTGGGGTTTGGGACTGTGGAAGTTGTGTCTATTGGCACTGGTTGTCCTCTGTGGTAGAATGGTTACTGAGTGGTTCATCAATTTTTTGGTTTTCTTGATGGAAAGGAACTTCTTGTTTAAGAAGAAGGTTTTGTATTTTGTTTATGGTGTGAAGAAGAGTGTTCTGGCCTTTATATGGTTGAGTTTGGTTCTTTTGGCATGGGGTCTACTTTTGGACAATGGAGTCAAGAGAACCAGAAAAGTTAGAAGGATTCTTAATTATATTACTAGGGCCCTTGCCTCTTGTCTTATTGGAGCAGCTATATGGTTAGCAAAAACATTCTTCATAAAGTTGTTATCATCAAATTTCCAATCTACTAGATTTTTTGACAGGGTGCAAGAATCTATTTTTCATCAGTACATTCTTAGAACCCTTTCAGGCCCTCCACTGATGGAGATGACTGGAACAGTAGGCAAGACTTCAAGTAGTGGCAGACTCAGTTTTAGGACCTTGATTAGAGATAATAAGAATGAAGGGAAGAAAGAACAAGTCATTGATGTGGATAGGCTGAAGAAAATGAAACAAGAGAAAGTTTCTGCTTGGACCATGAAAGGGCTGATTAATGTGATTAGGAGTTCTGGGTTGTCTACCATCTCCTATACACCAGGGAGTTTCTACGAAGATGAGAGTGACCAGAAAGATAATGAAATTTGTAGTGAGTGGGAGGCGAAGGCTGCTGCTTATCGAATTTTCAGGAATGTAGCCAAGCCAGGAAACAA GTACATTGAGAAGGAAGACCTCTTGCGCTTCATGAAAAATGAAGAAGTGGAAAATGTGCTTCCACTGTTTGAAGGGGCAGTTGAGACTGGAAGAATTAAGAGGAAGTCTCTTAAGAACTGGCTG GTGAAAGTCTACCTTGAACGTAGATCACTTGTGCATTCCCTAAATGATACCAAAACAGCTGTTGAGGACTTGAATAAGATTGCTTCTGTAATCGTCCTTGTTGTGATCATCATCGTGTGGTTACTCTTAATGGGATTCTTAACAACACAAGTTCTTGTTTTTATTTCATCCCAGCTTTTACTTGTGGTGTTTATGTTTGGCAACACAGCTAAGACTGTATTTGAAGCTATTATATTTGTTTTTGTGATGCACCCGTATGATGTTGGCGATCGTTGTGTCATTGATGGCGTTCAG ATGATTGTAGAAGAGATGAACATTCTGACTACAGTCTTTCTGAGATATGACAATGAAAAGATATTTTACCCAAATTCTGTTCTGTCAACCAAGCCAATCAGCAACTTCTACAGGAGTCCAGAAATGTGTGATACGGTTGAATTTGCTGTGGATTTTTCTACTTCAATAGAAAGAATTGGAGCTTTAAAGGCTAAGTTAAAAGC GTACTTGGAGAGTAGGCCTCAACACTGGCGTCCGAACCACAGTGTAATAGTTAAGGATATTGAGAACGTAAACAAGATGAAAATGGCTCTATATGTTACTCACACCATCAATTTTCAGAACTATGTGGATAAGAACAGCCGAAGATCTGAATTAGTCCTGGAGTTAAAGAAAAATCTTGAAGATCTAAGTATTAAATATCATCTGCTACCACAAGAAGTTCATCTCAGTTATGTAAGATCAGAAGACTCAACGGTACAAATAGAAAGAGTTTGA
- the LOC130730343 gene encoding cytosolic Fe-S cluster assembly factor NBP35-like yields the protein MEKGDIPENANDHCPGSQSDSAGKSDGCQGCPNQQTCATGAPKGPDPDLAAIKESMATVKHKILVLSGKGGVGKSTFSAQLAFALAAKDFEVGLLDIDICGPSIPKMLGLEGHELHRSNFGCDPVYVQPNLGVMSIGFVNSDPDDPIILRGPRKSWLITEFLKDVYWNELDFLIVDAPPGTSDEQISIVKLLGATGLDGAIIVTTPQQVSLTDVRKGVNFCKQAGVKVLGVVENMSGLCQPVMDFKFLNLADNGEQKDVTEWFLKFMREKAPEMVNMIACTEVFDSSGCGAVKMCKEMMIPFLGKVPLDPKLCKAAEEGRSCFDDKDCVASAFALKNIIDKLMETVKSVP from the exons ATGGAGAAGGGAGATATCCCTGAGAATGCCAATGACC ATTGCCCAGGTTCTCAATCTGACTCTGCTGGAAAATCTGATGGATGCCAAGGATGCCCAAATCAGCAAACTTGTGCCACTGGTGCCCCCAAAGGACCTGACCCTG ATCTGGCTGCTATAAAAGAAAGTATGGCTACTGTGAAACATAAGATATTGGTCTTATCAGGAAAGGGAGGAGTTGGCAAGAGCACTTTTTCTGCCCAGTTAGCATTTGCTTTAGCGGCAAAGGACTTTGAAGTGGGTCTTCTTGACATAGACATTTGTGGTCCAAGCATCCCAAAGATGCTTGGCCTAGAAGGTCATGAGCTACACCGGAGCAACTTTGGGTGTGATCCTGTCTATGTGCAGCCCAACCTTGGTGTCATGTCAATTGGGTTTGTGAATTCTGATCCTGATGATCCTATTATATTAAGAGGTCCACGCAAAAGTTGGCTTATCACTGAGTTTTTAAAAGATGTCTATTGGAATGAACTTGACTTTCTAATTGTTGATGCTCCACCTGGAACCTCAGATGAACAAATTTCAATTGTTAAGCTCCTTGGTGCCACTGGATTAGATGGTGCAATCATAGTTACTACACCTCAGCAAGTCTCCCTTACTGATGTGAGAAAAGGAGTGAATTTTTGCAAGCAAGCTGGAGTGAAAGTTCTTGGGGTTGTGGAGAATATGAGCGGGTTGTGCCAGCCCGTGATGGATTTCAAGTTTTTGAACTTGGCAGATAACGGTGAGCAGAAAGATGTTACAGAGTGGTTTTTGAAATTCATGAGAGAAAAAGCACCTGAAATGGTGAATATGATTGCATGCACTGAAGTATTTGATAGTAGTGGCTGTGGAGCAGTGAAGATGTGCAAGGAAATGATGATACCATTCCTCGGTAAGGTTCCTTTAGATCCCAAGCTTTGTAAGGCAGCTGAAGAAGGTAGATCCTGCTTTGATGATAAGGATTGTGTTGCGAGTGCTTTTGCATTAAAGAATATTATAGACAAGTTGATGGAAACAGTTAAAAGTGTGCCATAG
- the LOC130732628 gene encoding allene oxide cyclase, chloroplastic-like — MASSSYALKTVPSSFVNPAISNPRSLLTTPPIKAFLPFTSSTPSLTRNLKLNNTLPQSCFSSVPRKSFSCRSQQAAESSETERVQELSVYEFNERDRGSPAYLRLGFKPVNSLGDLVPFSNKLYTADLQKRIGITAGICILIEHKPEKNGDRYEAVYSFYFGDYGHLTVQGPYLTYEDTWLSVTGGAGIFEGARGQVKLNQIVYPFKILYTFYLKGVKDLPQELLVKAVEPHPAVEAAPAAKALEPNATIAGFTN, encoded by the exons atggcCTCATCAAGCTATGCTTTGAAAACTGTCCCTTCTTCCTTTGTTAACCCTGCAATTTCCAACCCAAGATCATTGCTCACTACCCCACCTATCAAAGCTTTCTTACCCTTCACTTCATCAACCCCATCTCTCACCAGGAATCTCAAGCTGAACAACACCCTGCCACAGTCCTGCTTTTCTTCTGTGCCCAGGAAATCATTCTCTTGCAGAAGCCAACAGGCAGCTGAGTCCTCTGAAACTG AGAGAGTTCAAGAACTGAGTGTGTATGAGTTCAATGAGAGAGACCGTGGTAGCCCTGCTTACCTGCGATTAGGCTTTAAACCTGTTAACTCGCTCGGTGATCTAGTCCCCTTCAGCAACAAG TTGTACACAGCGGATTTGCAAAAGCGCATTGGGATAACTGCTGGTATCTGCATTTTGATTGAACACAAACCAGAGAAGAATGGTGACAGGTATGAAGCTGTTTACAGCTTCTACTTTGGAGACTATGGTCACCTTACAGTGCAAGGACCATACCTGACCTATGAGGACACATGGCTTTCTGTGACTGGTGGTGCTGGCATCTTTGAAGGGGCTAGGGGCCAGGTCAAGTTGAACCAGATTGTTTATCCTTTCAAGATTTTGTACACATTCTATCTGAAGGGTGTTAAGGATTTGCCTCAGGAGCTTCTTGTCAAGGCTGTTGAGCCCCACCCTGCTGTTGAAGCTGCTCCTGCTGCTAAAGCCCTTGAGCCTAATGCTACCATTGCTGGTTTCACTAACTGA